A window of the Oryza brachyantha chromosome 5, ObraRS2, whole genome shotgun sequence genome harbors these coding sequences:
- the LOC107304156 gene encoding protein kish-A-like: MSALFNFNSFLTVVLLVICTCTYIKIQFPAILNDRTGFRGFFWKAARIVQGDGYVLGTAPGQVKHHGRSGSLHHVATLGLR; this comes from the exons ATG TCGGCGCTGTTCAACTTCAATTCGTTCCTGACCGTGGTGCTGCTGGTGATCTGCACCTGCACCTACATCAAGATCCAGTTCCCCGCCATCCTCAACGATCGCACCGG ATTCCGTGGCTTCTTTTGGAAAGCAGCCAGAATAG TGCAAGGTGATGGTTATGTGCTGGGGACAGCGCCAGGCCAAGTAAAGCACCATGGCAGATCTGGCTCTCTACACCATGTTGCTACTCTAGGTCTCAG GTGA